The region CCTGTTTCTTGGCACCCTTTTCGCGCCCACCCAGGATCGCGACGCGCCGGGCAAGGGCTTCACCCACAAGGTCGGCGACGTGGTCCGAATCTCCAGCCCGTTGCTCGGCGTGCTGGAGAATGAGGTGACGACATCCAAGGATGCGCCTGCCTGGACTTTCGGGGTCAGCGCCCTGATGCGAAACTTGGCCGGCCGCGGCCTGCTGAAAGCTTGAGATCATGACCAGCACCGCCATCTATCCCAGCCTCAAGGGCAAACGCGTCGTCGTCACCGGAGGCGGCTCCGGCATCGGCGCCGGGCTCGTGGAGGGCTTCGTGCGCCAGGGCGCGGAAGTCCACTTCATCGACATCGCCGAGGCGGATTCCAAGGCGCTGGCGGAGGCGTTGAAGGATGCGCCGGTCGCGCCTGTCTTCCACCAATGCGACCTGACCGATACCGACGCGATCGCCGCCGTCTTCGCCGCCATCGGCGAGGTTGAGGTCCTGGTCAACAACGCCGGAAACGACGATCGTCACACCCTGGACGAAGTGACGTCGGACTATTTCGACGAGCGCATCGCCGTGAACCTCAAGCACATGGTGTTCTGCGCAAAGGCGGTGGTCCCGGCCATGAAGGCCGCCGGCAAGGGCGTGATCATCAACTTCGGCTCCATCTCCTGGCACCTCGGCTTGCCGGATCTGGTGCTCTACGAGACCGCCAAGGCGGGGATTGAGGGCATGACCCGCGCCCTGGCTCGTGAGCTCGGCGGCGACGGCATCCGCGTCGTCTGCATCAATCCCGGCAACGTGAAGACCCCGCGCCAGATGAAATGGTACACGCCCGAAGGCGAGGCCGAGATCGTCAGCCAGCAATGCCTGAAGGGCCGCATCGAGCCGGCCGACGTCGCCTCGCTCGTGCTGTTCCTGGCCTCGGACGACGCGCGATTCTGCACTGGTCACGAGTACTGGATCGACGCAGGTTGGCGCTGATGACGACACGCCAGCCCAAACGCCCCTTCCGCTCGCGCGAGTGGTTCGCCGACCCCGCGCGCAGCGACATGACCGCCCTCTATCTGGAGCGGTTCATGAACTACGGCATCACGCCGGGAGAGCTGCGTTCCGGCCGGCCGATCATCGGCATCGCTCAGAGCGGATCGGACCTGTCGCCCTGCAACCGCATCCATGTGGAGCTGGCCAAGCGCACGGCCGCCGGCATCCGCGACGCGGGCGGCATCCCGATGGAGTTCCCTGTCCATCCGATCTTCGAAAACTGCCGCCGCCCCACCGCGGCGCTGGATCGCAATCTGGCCTATCTTGGCCTGGTCGAGATCCTGCACGGCTATCCCATCGACGCGGTAGTCCTGACCACGGGCTGCGACAAGACCACCCCGTCGGGGATCATGGCGGCCTCCACCGTCGATATCCCGGCCATCGTCCTGTCCGGCGGACCGATGCTGGATGGCTGGCACGAGGGCGAGCTGGTCGGGTCGGGCACGGTGATCTGGCGTTCGCGCCGCAAGCTGGCAGCCGGTGAGATCACCGAAGAGGAATTCCTCGACCGCGCCTGCGCCTCGGCCCCATCCGCCGGGCATTGCAACACCATGGGCACGGCCTCGACCATGAACGCCGTGGCCGAGGCGCTTGGCCTGTCCCTCACCGGCTGCGCCGCCATTCCCGCGCCCTATCGCGAGCGTGGGCAGATGGCCTACGAGACCGGCCGCCGGATCGTGGAGATGGCCTATGAAGACCTGCGTCCCAGCCACATCCTGACCCGTCAGTCATTCCTCAACGCCATCGCCGTGGTCAGCGCCATCGGCGGCTCGTCCAACGCCCAGCCGCACATTGTCGGCATGGCGCGCCACGCGGGGGTCGAGATCGGTCCTGACGACTGGAGCGCGGCCTATGACCTGCCGCTGATCGTCAACATGCAGCCAGCCGGCAAGTATCTGGGCGAACGCTTCCATCGCGCCGGCGGCGTGCCGGCCGTGATGCACGAGCTGCTGGAGGCCGGGAAGATCGACGGCTCCTGTGGGACCGTCACCGGCGAGACCCTGGCCGAGAACCTCAAGGGCCGGGTCACCCACGACCGCGAGGTGATCACCCCCTACGATCAGCCTCTGCGTGAACGCGCCGGCTTCCTGGTGCTGAAGGGCAACCTGTTCGACTTCGCCATCATGAAGACGAGTGTCATCTCCGACGGCTTCCGCGAGCGCTATATGAGTACGCCCGGACGTGAGGGAATTTTCGAGGCCAGGGCCGTCGTGTTCGACGGATCGGACGACTATCACCACCGCATCAACGACCCGTCGCTGAACATCGACGAGAACACCATTCTGGTGATCCGCGGCTCGGGTCCGCTCGGCTGGCCCGGCTCGGCCGAGGTGGTCAACATGCAGCCGCCGGACGCCCTGATCCAACGCGGGATCATGAGCCTGCCGACCCTCGGCGACGGACGTCAGTCCGGCACAGCCGACAGCCCCTCGATCCTCAACGCCTCTCCAGAGAGCGCGGCGGGCGGCGGGCTGTCGTGGCTGCGGACCGGCGACGTCATCCACATCGACCTCAATACCGGACGCTGCGACGCCTTGGTGGACGAGGCCGAAATCGCACGACGCAAGACCGACCTGCCGGCGCCGCCAATCCCGGAAAGTCAGACGCCGTGGGAAGAACTCTACCGCGAGAAGACCGGCCAGCTGGCCGAAGGCGGCGTGCTTGAGTTCGCCGTCAAATACCGACAAACCTCAAAGAAAACGCCGAGACA is a window of Caulobacter sp. NIBR2454 DNA encoding:
- a CDS encoding SDR family NAD(P)-dependent oxidoreductase gives rise to the protein MTSTAIYPSLKGKRVVVTGGGSGIGAGLVEGFVRQGAEVHFIDIAEADSKALAEALKDAPVAPVFHQCDLTDTDAIAAVFAAIGEVEVLVNNAGNDDRHTLDEVTSDYFDERIAVNLKHMVFCAKAVVPAMKAAGKGVIINFGSISWHLGLPDLVLYETAKAGIEGMTRALARELGGDGIRVVCINPGNVKTPRQMKWYTPEGEAEIVSQQCLKGRIEPADVASLVLFLASDDARFCTGHEYWIDAGWR
- a CDS encoding IlvD/Edd family dehydratase; this translates as MTTRQPKRPFRSREWFADPARSDMTALYLERFMNYGITPGELRSGRPIIGIAQSGSDLSPCNRIHVELAKRTAAGIRDAGGIPMEFPVHPIFENCRRPTAALDRNLAYLGLVEILHGYPIDAVVLTTGCDKTTPSGIMAASTVDIPAIVLSGGPMLDGWHEGELVGSGTVIWRSRRKLAAGEITEEEFLDRACASAPSAGHCNTMGTASTMNAVAEALGLSLTGCAAIPAPYRERGQMAYETGRRIVEMAYEDLRPSHILTRQSFLNAIAVVSAIGGSSNAQPHIVGMARHAGVEIGPDDWSAAYDLPLIVNMQPAGKYLGERFHRAGGVPAVMHELLEAGKIDGSCGTVTGETLAENLKGRVTHDREVITPYDQPLRERAGFLVLKGNLFDFAIMKTSVISDGFRERYMSTPGREGIFEARAVVFDGSDDYHHRINDPSLNIDENTILVIRGSGPLGWPGSAEVVNMQPPDALIQRGIMSLPTLGDGRQSGTADSPSILNASPESAAGGGLSWLRTGDVIHIDLNTGRCDALVDEAEIARRKTDLPAPPIPESQTPWEELYREKTGQLAEGGVLEFAVKYRQTSKKTPRHNH